In Luteimonas sp. MC1750, the following proteins share a genomic window:
- the yajC gene encoding preprotein translocase subunit YajC produces the protein MNLLDFFIAPAYAQAAPAAQSPLSMFAFPVILLLIMYFLMIRPQMKRAKEHRAMVEKLSVGDEVITSGGIAGVVRRVGDSFITVEIADNVEIRVQKNAVGNVLPKGSLKAA, from the coding sequence ATGAACCTGCTCGACTTCTTCATCGCCCCCGCCTACGCCCAGGCCGCTCCCGCGGCGCAGAGCCCGCTGAGCATGTTCGCCTTCCCGGTGATCCTGCTGCTGATCATGTACTTCCTGATGATCCGCCCGCAGATGAAGCGCGCCAAGGAACACCGCGCCATGGTCGAGAAGCTCTCGGTCGGCGACGAGGTGATCACCAGCGGCGGCATCGCCGGCGTGGTGCGCCGCGTGGGCGACAGCTTCATCACCGTCGAGATCGCCGACAACGTCGAGATCCGCGTGCAGAAGAACGCCGTCGGCAACGTGCTGCCCAAGGGCTCGCTCAAGGCCGCCTGA
- the secD gene encoding protein translocase subunit SecD, giving the protein MLEFPRWKYVTILLVVLLATLYALPNIYPQDPSVQITSNRGAATGVELDAKIDQALSTAGVTPKSVDTEGEGERMVRLLDLDDQTRAADALRPVLGEDYVVALNLASTVPDWLSWFGAKPMLLGLDLQGGVHFVLQVDQKAALDKRLDAYADEVRAILRDNRIRYESVERNATGTTVAQLSDAADANRAMTLLATAQPTLLREAVGSRITIRVPETELNQISADAIDQNITTLRNRVDEVGVGEPVITRQGNDRVVVQLPGVQDTAEAKRMIGATATLEYRAVIDGDPYDAVASGSVPPEARVYYRRETGIDGKPIPVLLSKRVIASGEQMVAAQSTLDENGMPAVSVTLNNLGGQRMFDFTTVSVGKPMAVVYIERVPQVTTNAAGEDVRSFRVSEEVISVANINGVFGKQFQTTGLEKAEADGLARLLRSGSLAAPMDFIEERIVGPSLGKENVARGTTAVLYAFVFTLLFFGIYYRMFGLFTCVALLLNLLMVVAIMSVFNATMSLPGFAGLALSIGMSVDANVLINERIREELRAGMPPRAAIANGYDKASGTIFDSNMTALLAGIALFAFGTGPLKGFAVTMVIGILTSVFTAVTVSRGIATLVYGGKRKLKTLAI; this is encoded by the coding sequence ATGCTCGAATTTCCCCGCTGGAAGTACGTCACCATCCTCCTCGTGGTGTTGCTGGCGACGCTCTACGCGCTGCCGAACATCTACCCGCAGGATCCCTCGGTGCAGATCACGTCCAACCGCGGCGCCGCCACCGGCGTCGAACTGGACGCGAAGATCGACCAGGCGCTGTCGACGGCCGGCGTGACGCCGAAGTCGGTCGACACCGAAGGCGAGGGCGAGCGCATGGTCCGGTTGCTGGACCTGGACGACCAGACCCGCGCCGCGGACGCGCTGCGCCCCGTGCTCGGCGAAGACTACGTGGTCGCGCTCAACCTCGCGTCCACCGTGCCGGACTGGCTGTCCTGGTTCGGCGCCAAGCCGATGCTGCTCGGCCTCGACCTGCAGGGCGGCGTGCACTTCGTGCTCCAGGTCGACCAGAAGGCCGCGCTGGACAAGCGCCTGGACGCCTACGCCGACGAGGTCCGCGCGATCCTGCGCGACAACCGCATCCGCTATGAATCGGTCGAGCGCAACGCCACCGGCACGACCGTGGCCCAGCTGAGCGACGCCGCCGACGCCAACCGCGCGATGACACTGCTGGCCACCGCGCAGCCGACGCTCCTGCGCGAGGCCGTGGGCAGCCGCATCACCATCCGCGTGCCCGAGACCGAGCTCAACCAGATCTCGGCCGACGCGATCGACCAGAACATCACCACCCTGCGCAACCGCGTCGACGAAGTGGGCGTGGGCGAGCCGGTGATCACCCGCCAGGGCAACGACCGCGTCGTCGTGCAGCTCCCGGGCGTGCAGGACACCGCCGAAGCCAAGCGCATGATCGGCGCCACTGCGACGCTGGAATACCGCGCGGTGATCGATGGCGACCCCTACGACGCCGTGGCTTCGGGCAGCGTCCCGCCGGAAGCACGCGTGTACTACCGGCGCGAGACCGGCATCGACGGCAAGCCGATCCCGGTGCTGCTGTCCAAGCGCGTGATCGCGTCGGGCGAGCAGATGGTCGCCGCACAGTCGACGCTGGACGAGAACGGCATGCCCGCGGTCAGCGTCACGCTCAACAACCTCGGCGGCCAGCGCATGTTCGACTTCACCACGGTGAGCGTGGGCAAGCCGATGGCGGTGGTGTACATCGAGCGCGTGCCGCAGGTGACCACGAACGCCGCGGGCGAGGACGTCCGCAGCTTCCGCGTGAGCGAAGAGGTGATCTCGGTCGCCAACATCAACGGCGTCTTCGGCAAGCAGTTCCAGACCACCGGCCTGGAGAAGGCCGAGGCCGACGGCCTGGCGCGGCTTCTGCGCTCGGGCTCGCTGGCCGCGCCGATGGACTTCATCGAAGAGCGCATCGTCGGTCCCAGCCTCGGCAAGGAGAACGTGGCGCGCGGCACGACCGCGGTGCTGTACGCCTTCGTGTTCACCCTGCTGTTCTTCGGCATCTACTACCGGATGTTCGGCCTGTTCACCTGCGTCGCGCTGCTGCTCAACCTCCTGATGGTGGTCGCGATCATGAGCGTGTTCAACGCGACCATGTCGCTGCCGGGCTTCGCCGGACTTGCGCTGTCGATCGGCATGTCGGTGGACGCCAACGTGCTGATCAACGAGCGGATCCGCGAGGAGCTGCGCGCGGGCATGCCGCCCAGGGCGGCGATCGCCAACGGCTACGACAAGGCCTCGGGCACGATCTTCGACTCCAACATGACCGCGCTGCTCGCCGGCATCGCGCTGTTCGCCTTCGGCACCGGCCCGCTCAAGGGCTTCGCGGTGACCATGGTGATCGGCATCCTGACCTCGGTGTTCACCGCGGTGACCGTCTCGCGCGGCATCGCCACCCTGGTCTACGGCGGCAAGCGCAAGCTCAAGACCCTGGCCATCTGA
- the secF gene encoding protein translocase subunit SecF produces the protein MNIFPLRLIPATPNIDFMRLRWVSVAAFVLLTVVAIGAIAGKGFNYALDFTGGTVVELRFQQPANVDGVRERLADAGYPGAQVQTFGSGSDLLVRLQPRDGETSAEATSRTATEVLEAASVEGNSATIQSSAFVGPQVGRDLAWNGLYAVLFVVVGFLIYIGFRFEWKFAVAAIVTTLNDVLIVAGWFAISGQEFDLTVLAGLLSVMGFSINDTIVVFDRVRENFRSMRAPPMEVLNASINQTLSRTIITSVVAFLTVLALFLYGGGSLEGMSLAMMAGIVIGTLSSILVACPLLTMGFLRVTKQDLLPKARDEAELARRP, from the coding sequence ATGAACATCTTTCCCCTGCGCCTCATCCCGGCCACCCCGAACATCGACTTCATGCGCCTGCGCTGGGTGTCGGTGGCCGCCTTCGTGCTGCTCACCGTCGTCGCCATCGGCGCGATCGCCGGCAAGGGCTTCAACTACGCGCTCGACTTCACCGGCGGCACCGTGGTCGAGCTGCGCTTCCAGCAGCCGGCCAACGTCGACGGCGTGCGCGAGCGCCTGGCCGACGCCGGCTATCCGGGCGCACAGGTGCAGACCTTCGGCAGCGGCAGCGACCTGCTGGTGCGCCTGCAGCCGCGCGATGGCGAGACCAGCGCCGAGGCCACCTCGCGCACCGCGACCGAAGTGCTGGAAGCGGCGTCGGTCGAGGGCAACAGCGCCACCATCCAGAGCAGCGCGTTCGTCGGGCCGCAGGTTGGCCGCGACCTGGCCTGGAACGGCCTGTACGCGGTGCTGTTCGTGGTCGTCGGCTTCCTGATCTACATCGGCTTCCGCTTCGAATGGAAGTTCGCGGTCGCGGCCATCGTCACCACACTCAACGACGTGCTGATCGTGGCCGGCTGGTTCGCGATCAGCGGCCAGGAGTTCGACCTGACCGTGCTCGCCGGCCTGCTGTCGGTGATGGGCTTCTCGATCAACGACACCATCGTGGTCTTCGACCGCGTGCGCGAGAACTTCCGCAGCATGCGCGCGCCGCCGATGGAGGTGCTGAACGCCTCGATCAACCAGACGCTGTCGCGCACGATCATCACCTCGGTGGTGGCCTTCCTGACCGTGCTGGCGCTGTTCCTCTACGGCGGCGGTTCGCTGGAAGGCATGTCGCTGGCGATGATGGCCGGCATCGTGATCGGCACGCTGTCGTCGATCCTGGTGGCCTGTCCGCTGCTGACCATGGGCTTCCTCAGGGTCACCAAGCAGGACCTGCTGCCCAAGGCGCGCGACGAAGCCGAGCTCGCCCGCAGGCCCTGA
- a CDS encoding inositol monophosphatase family protein, with amino-acid sequence MQQPAVNIMVKAARAGGNILLRHMHKLDAINVVEKDRMDYASEVDRLAEAAVVKELRRAYPEYAVLGEEYGEQKGSRGASRYTWVIDPLDGTSNYLRGFPHWCVSIALCEGPEPLHGVIFDPLRNELFTATRGGGAQLNEKRIRVAERKDLTGTTIATGFHPRERQRTAAQFDALRQVLSVAEDVRRTGSAALDLAYVAAGRLDGYFEAGVQAWDIAAGMLMVREAGGKVTDYKGAVMGPVHVAMHSRQIVAGNLRVSEALQKNIVASGYAAAY; translated from the coding sequence ATGCAACAACCTGCCGTCAACATCATGGTCAAGGCGGCTCGCGCCGGTGGCAACATCCTGCTGCGCCACATGCACAAGCTCGACGCGATCAACGTCGTCGAGAAGGACCGCATGGACTATGCCAGCGAGGTCGACCGGCTCGCCGAGGCGGCGGTGGTGAAGGAACTGCGCCGGGCCTATCCGGAGTACGCGGTGCTCGGCGAGGAATACGGCGAGCAGAAGGGCAGCCGCGGCGCCAGCCGCTACACCTGGGTCATCGACCCGCTCGACGGCACCAGCAACTACCTCCGCGGCTTTCCCCACTGGTGCGTCTCGATCGCGCTGTGCGAAGGCCCGGAGCCGCTGCACGGGGTGATCTTCGATCCGCTGCGCAACGAGCTGTTCACCGCCACCCGCGGCGGCGGCGCGCAGCTCAACGAGAAGCGCATCCGCGTGGCCGAACGCAAGGACCTCACCGGGACGACCATCGCCACGGGCTTCCATCCGCGCGAGCGCCAGCGCACCGCCGCGCAGTTCGACGCGCTGCGCCAGGTGCTGTCGGTCGCGGAGGACGTGCGCCGCACGGGTTCGGCCGCGCTCGACCTGGCCTACGTGGCCGCGGGGCGCCTCGATGGCTATTTCGAGGCCGGGGTGCAGGCCTGGGACATCGCCGCGGGCATGCTGATGGTGCGCGAGGCCGGCGGCAAGGTCACCGACTACAAGGGCGCCGTGATGGGTCCTGTGCACGTGGCGATGCACAGCCGCCAGATCGTCGCCGGCAACCTGCGGGTGTCCGAGGCGCTGCAGAAGAACATCGTCGCCTCGGGCTACGCCGCGGCGTACTGA
- a CDS encoding RNA methyltransferase, whose amino-acid sequence MNTVQPAGEVRIVLVGTSHPGNIGSAARAIKTMALERLVLVAPERFPHADAVAMAAGADDVLENATIVASLAEAVADCSLVLGCTARSRRIQLEELSPRAGAARLLDAALPGAPVALVFGRERTGLENDELQLCHAAVHIPANPGYSSLNLAAAVQVLAYELRVATLERAGLPTGGGDGHREAPASHAQLEGFFDQLGETLDVIDFHKGRAPESAMRKLRRIFLRCDLDEREVRLLRGVLADAQRMARLAARDPD is encoded by the coding sequence ATGAACACCGTCCAGCCAGCGGGCGAAGTCCGCATCGTCCTCGTCGGCACGTCGCATCCGGGCAACATCGGCTCGGCTGCCCGCGCCATCAAGACCATGGCCCTCGAGCGGCTGGTGCTGGTCGCGCCGGAGCGCTTTCCGCACGCCGACGCCGTGGCGATGGCGGCCGGTGCCGACGATGTGCTGGAGAACGCGACGATCGTCGCCAGCCTTGCCGAGGCGGTCGCCGACTGCAGCCTGGTGCTGGGCTGCACCGCGCGCAGCCGACGGATCCAGCTCGAGGAGCTGTCGCCGCGCGCGGGCGCGGCGCGCCTGCTCGATGCGGCGCTGCCGGGTGCGCCCGTGGCCCTGGTCTTCGGCCGCGAGCGCACCGGGCTCGAGAACGACGAGCTGCAGCTCTGCCACGCGGCGGTGCATATCCCGGCCAATCCGGGCTACAGCTCGCTGAACCTGGCCGCGGCGGTGCAGGTACTCGCCTACGAGCTGCGGGTGGCGACCCTGGAGCGCGCCGGGCTGCCGACCGGCGGCGGCGACGGCCACCGCGAGGCGCCGGCAAGCCATGCCCAGCTCGAGGGCTTCTTCGACCAGCTCGGCGAGACCCTCGACGTGATCGACTTCCACAAGGGCCGGGCACCCGAGTCGGCGATGCGCAAGCTGCGCCGGATCTTCCTGCGCTGCGACCTGGACGAACGCGAGGTGCGCCTGTTGCGCGGGGTGCTTGCGGACGCCCAGCGCATGGCGAGGCTGGCGGCCCGGGACCCGGATTGA
- a CDS encoding phosphate/phosphite/phosphonate ABC transporter substrate-binding protein — protein MPRRLRQLLLAMAASLAFCVPALGAPVAAAEPGVLVLGRISDDPAAHYDQLRQLLDYVVPRMADVGIREGRVLMARDSKQMESYLRRGRVDWVTETSGSAMALQTRAGATPLLLTERDGVGAYHTVFIARRDSGIAGLADLRGRSIAFQNPSSTSAYFVPAMTLIGRGLELEILLSPTDRPAEGSIGYLFARSELNISTWVHKGLVDAGAFSNLDWESVQRMPESYRRDLVVFHSTAAFPRGLEMVRGDLEPAIAARLREVLAGAANDPAASEALQRFFGTTRFLPIDAETARALDLLRAGVANVGKVVE, from the coding sequence ATGCCCCGCCGCCTCCGCCAGCTCCTGCTCGCGATGGCTGCATCGCTCGCCTTCTGTGTCCCGGCACTCGGTGCCCCCGTGGCGGCCGCCGAGCCGGGGGTGCTGGTGCTCGGGCGGATCAGCGACGATCCCGCCGCGCACTACGACCAGCTGCGCCAGCTTCTCGACTACGTGGTGCCGCGCATGGCCGATGTCGGCATCCGCGAGGGCCGCGTGCTGATGGCGCGCGACAGCAAGCAGATGGAGAGCTATCTGCGCCGCGGCCGCGTGGACTGGGTCACCGAGACCTCGGGCAGCGCGATGGCGCTGCAGACGCGCGCCGGTGCCACGCCATTGCTGCTGACCGAGCGCGACGGCGTCGGCGCGTACCACACGGTGTTCATCGCGCGCCGTGACAGCGGCATCGCCGGGCTGGCCGACCTGCGCGGGCGCAGCATCGCGTTCCAGAATCCCAGCTCGACGAGTGCCTACTTCGTGCCGGCAATGACCCTGATCGGCCGCGGACTGGAGCTCGAGATCCTGCTGTCGCCGACCGACCGGCCGGCGGAAGGCTCGATCGGCTACCTGTTCGCGCGCTCCGAGCTCAACATCTCCACCTGGGTGCACAAGGGCCTGGTCGACGCCGGCGCCTTCAGCAACCTCGACTGGGAGAGCGTGCAGCGGATGCCCGAGAGCTACCGCCGCGACCTCGTCGTGTTCCACTCCACCGCCGCCTTTCCGCGCGGGCTGGAGATGGTGCGCGGCGACCTCGAGCCGGCGATCGCCGCGCGGCTGCGCGAGGTGCTGGCCGGCGCGGCCAACGACCCCGCGGCCAGCGAGGCCCTGCAGCGCTTCTTCGGCACCACGCGCTTCCTGCCGATCGACGCCGAGACGGCGCGCGCGCTGGACCTGCTGCGCGCGGGCGTGGCCAACGTCGGCAAGGTGGTCGAATGA
- a CDS encoding GGDEF domain-containing phosphodiesterase, protein MRAGGGLYARFLASLVLAVLAVLAVVAVVLHRQEVMRSEVLDLGRESMHALAFDRLAERSEAAAVETARGLVNPLYYFDLDEIGSLLRAALRQPDVAYALVYDNDGAVIHDGSRDIRTYGQVMDDPMAFEVVTARAPHIQASDEVLDVAVPLYIGDVRLGGLRLGYSLASVIDDERRATAGMGARLTAIGQRHAGWIATLMAGLVLLAVGLGMLVQRTLVRPVRELADAARQIEGGNFVAGMPDSRRSDEVGDLVRAFGRMRESIARHDRDMRRMAYTDALTGLGNRLAFREALDRRLMELHGAGRQLALLFADIDDFKRVNDTLGHDAGDEVLVQFANRISEQVDRLGGEGAVLARFGGDEFVILVESDVDASDPIREVAGHLAETLVAELSRPIVVGGRQVFLGTSIGVTVFPDDAVGATMLMKNGDIAMYQAKVAGKNCHRFYSRAMDQAVERRVRMEQDLRGAWERGELSLAYQPVYRLEDRRLVGAEALLRWQHPEYGAVAPSVFIDVAEQSGLIETIGPQVLRAACADAMQWRRDFPGCELFVSVNVSPRQLRNGDLATVVDEVLEDIGLPAACLHVELTETAVIGDELRVSSLLARLRDAGVKVWLDDFGTGFSGLSHLRRVPVDGVKIDRSFIADVLRDPDDLALTTAIIAMAHSLGITVVAEGVEKEGQYDVLRERGCDLAQGYWLGHPMTGHDFRGLLG, encoded by the coding sequence ATGAGGGCGGGCGGCGGACTGTATGCCCGCTTCCTCGCCTCCCTGGTGCTCGCCGTTCTTGCGGTGCTGGCGGTCGTGGCGGTGGTCCTGCACCGCCAGGAAGTGATGCGCAGCGAAGTGCTCGACCTCGGCCGCGAGTCGATGCACGCGCTGGCCTTCGACCGCCTGGCCGAACGCTCGGAAGCCGCGGCGGTCGAGACCGCCCGCGGCCTGGTCAACCCGCTGTACTACTTCGACCTGGACGAGATCGGAAGCCTGCTGCGCGCCGCACTGCGCCAGCCGGACGTCGCCTATGCCCTGGTCTACGACAACGACGGCGCGGTGATCCACGACGGCTCGCGCGACATCCGCACCTACGGCCAGGTGATGGACGACCCGATGGCCTTCGAGGTGGTGACCGCGCGCGCGCCGCACATCCAGGCCAGCGACGAGGTGCTCGACGTCGCGGTGCCGTTGTACATCGGCGACGTGCGCCTCGGCGGGCTGCGGCTGGGCTACTCGCTGGCCTCGGTGATCGACGACGAGCGCCGGGCCACCGCCGGCATGGGCGCGCGCCTGACCGCGATCGGGCAGCGCCACGCCGGCTGGATCGCCACCCTGATGGCCGGCCTGGTCCTGCTGGCGGTGGGGCTGGGCATGCTGGTGCAGCGCACCCTCGTGCGCCCGGTGCGCGAGCTGGCCGATGCCGCGCGCCAGATCGAGGGCGGCAACTTCGTGGCCGGCATGCCCGACAGCCGCCGCAGCGACGAGGTCGGCGACCTGGTGCGTGCCTTCGGTCGCATGCGCGAAAGCATCGCCCGCCACGACCGCGACATGCGGCGCATGGCCTACACCGATGCGCTCACCGGGCTCGGCAACCGGCTCGCGTTCCGCGAGGCGCTGGACCGCAGGCTGATGGAGCTGCACGGCGCCGGCCGTCAGCTCGCGCTGCTGTTCGCCGACATCGACGACTTCAAGCGCGTCAACGACACCCTGGGACACGACGCCGGCGACGAAGTGCTGGTGCAGTTCGCCAACCGCATCTCCGAGCAGGTGGACCGCCTGGGCGGGGAGGGCGCGGTGCTGGCGCGCTTCGGCGGCGACGAGTTCGTGATCCTGGTGGAGTCCGACGTCGACGCGTCCGACCCGATCCGCGAGGTGGCCGGCCACCTGGCCGAGACCCTGGTGGCCGAGCTCAGCCGGCCGATCGTGGTCGGAGGCCGGCAGGTGTTCCTGGGCACCTCGATCGGCGTGACCGTGTTCCCCGACGACGCGGTGGGCGCCACGATGCTGATGAAGAACGGCGACATCGCGATGTACCAGGCGAAGGTCGCCGGCAAGAACTGCCACCGCTTCTACAGCCGGGCGATGGACCAGGCGGTGGAGCGCAGGGTGCGGATGGAGCAGGACCTGCGCGGCGCCTGGGAGCGCGGCGAACTCAGCCTGGCCTACCAGCCGGTGTACCGGCTCGAAGACCGCCGGCTGGTCGGCGCCGAGGCGCTGCTGCGCTGGCAGCATCCCGAGTACGGCGCGGTGGCGCCTTCGGTGTTCATCGACGTGGCCGAGCAGAGCGGCCTGATCGAGACCATCGGCCCGCAGGTGCTGCGCGCGGCGTGTGCCGATGCCATGCAGTGGCGCCGCGACTTTCCCGGCTGCGAACTCTTCGTCTCGGTCAACGTCTCGCCGCGCCAGCTGCGCAACGGCGACCTGGCGACGGTCGTCGACGAGGTGCTCGAGGACATCGGGCTGCCGGCGGCCTGCCTGCACGTCGAGCTGACCGAGACCGCGGTGATCGGCGACGAGCTGCGCGTGAGCAGCCTCCTGGCGCGATTGCGCGATGCCGGCGTCAAGGTCTGGCTGGACGACTTCGGCACCGGCTTCTCCGGCCTGAGCCACCTGAGGCGGGTGCCGGTGGACGGCGTCAAGATCGACCGCAGCTTCATCGCCGACGTGCTGCGCGATCCCGACGACCTGGCGCTGACCACGGCGATCATCGCCATGGCGCACTCGCTGGGCATCACCGTGGTGGCCGAGGGCGTGGAGAAGGAAGGCCAGTACGACGTGCTGCGCGAGCGTGGCTGCGACCTGGCCCAGGGCTACTGGCTGGGCCACCCGATGACCGGACACGACTTCCGCGGCCTGCTGGGCTGA
- a CDS encoding exopolysaccharide biosynthesis protein, whose product MAEPHAPPPRATARAVLAALAAGPADDVVTLSSMLEGLGGSLFGMLLFIATLPAFLPIPGVAGALSGPLVILVGLQLLVLMRRPWLPRVVARRGPRRGTLARFEHRISPWLARLERLVRPRLPGMIDHPAATFFTGLLLVLLGVLLALPIPFTNYVFGVLLLGYAFALLERDGALMLVVWGAGLVAIAAFGAAGGTLGALAVDWITPGR is encoded by the coding sequence ATGGCTGAGCCCCACGCGCCGCCGCCGCGCGCCACCGCGCGCGCGGTGCTGGCCGCGCTGGCGGCGGGTCCGGCCGACGACGTCGTGACCCTGAGTTCGATGCTGGAAGGCCTGGGCGGCAGCCTGTTCGGCATGCTGCTGTTCATCGCCACCCTGCCCGCCTTCCTGCCGATCCCCGGCGTCGCCGGTGCGCTCAGCGGACCGCTGGTGATCCTGGTCGGACTGCAGCTGCTGGTGCTGATGCGCCGCCCCTGGCTTCCGCGCGTGGTCGCCCGGCGGGGTCCCAGGCGCGGCACGCTGGCACGCTTCGAGCACCGGATCTCGCCGTGGCTTGCGCGCCTGGAGCGCCTGGTGCGACCGCGGCTGCCGGGGATGATCGACCACCCCGCCGCGACCTTCTTCACCGGCCTGCTGCTGGTGCTGCTGGGCGTGCTGCTGGCGCTGCCGATCCCGTTCACCAACTACGTCTTCGGCGTGCTGCTGCTGGGCTATGCCTTCGCCCTGCTGGAGCGCGATGGCGCGCTGATGCTGGTGGTCTGGGGCGCCGGGCTGGTGGCGATCGCGGCCTTCGGCGCCGCCGGCGGCACGCTGGGCGCGCTGGCGGTGGACTGGATCACGCCCGGCCGCTGA
- a CDS encoding hemolysin family protein produces MIELIVVMALIALNGFFAMSEMALVTSRLPRLRQMAETSRGARAAVKLAEHPDNLLSTVQIGITLIGVLTGLLGGEAIGLLVADWIDDVVPAAAEYARPIGLGTAVGLITAGSVIFGELIPKRLALTNAETIASMVALPLEFLATAAKPVVWLLGAINRGVLRLLGIRDDERGAISEEEIRMLVSEGHAQGVIDADERNMMHRVMALGDRQAESLMTPRTRIAWLDAAETLDENLATMRETPFSRYPVYRGSDAEVVGILEVKSLIDRLRTGDFDLFEQLREPLFVSESTPAMKLVEILREEQQSLALVVDEYGDVTGIISVNDVLEAVIGRTSSGEGADAHPLVVERDDGSLLVDGALGADSLRELLDGKALPDGDDRDYNTAAGMTIAHFGRIPSVGEHFEWAGWRIEVVDLDGPRIDKLLLQRIDAASVGDG; encoded by the coding sequence ATGATTGAGCTGATCGTCGTCATGGCGCTGATCGCGCTCAACGGCTTCTTCGCCATGTCGGAGATGGCCCTGGTCACCTCGCGCCTGCCGCGCCTGCGGCAGATGGCCGAGACCAGCCGTGGCGCCCGCGCCGCGGTCAAGCTGGCCGAACACCCCGACAACCTGCTGTCCACGGTGCAGATCGGCATCACCCTGATCGGCGTGCTGACCGGCCTGCTCGGTGGCGAGGCCATCGGCCTGCTGGTCGCGGACTGGATCGACGACGTCGTCCCGGCGGCCGCCGAGTACGCGCGCCCGATCGGGCTGGGCACCGCGGTCGGCCTGATCACCGCCGGATCGGTGATCTTCGGCGAGCTCATCCCCAAGCGGCTGGCGCTGACCAATGCCGAGACCATCGCCAGCATGGTCGCGCTGCCGCTGGAGTTCCTGGCCACGGCGGCCAAGCCGGTGGTCTGGCTGCTCGGCGCGATCAACCGCGGCGTGCTGCGCCTGCTGGGCATCCGCGACGACGAGCGCGGCGCGATCTCCGAGGAGGAGATCCGCATGCTGGTCAGCGAAGGCCATGCCCAAGGCGTGATCGATGCCGACGAGCGCAACATGATGCACCGGGTGATGGCGCTCGGCGACCGCCAGGCCGAGAGCCTGATGACGCCGCGCACCCGCATCGCCTGGCTCGACGCCGCCGAGACGCTGGACGAGAACCTGGCCACGATGCGCGAGACGCCCTTCTCGCGCTATCCGGTGTATCGCGGCAGCGACGCCGAAGTGGTCGGCATCCTCGAGGTGAAGTCGCTGATCGACCGGCTGCGTACCGGTGACTTCGACCTGTTCGAGCAGCTGCGCGAGCCGCTGTTCGTGTCCGAGTCGACACCGGCGATGAAGCTGGTCGAGATCCTGCGCGAGGAACAGCAGTCGCTGGCCCTGGTGGTCGACGAATACGGCGACGTCACCGGGATCATCAGCGTCAACGACGTGCTCGAGGCGGTCATCGGCCGCACCTCGAGCGGCGAAGGCGCGGATGCCCATCCGCTGGTGGTCGAGCGCGACGACGGCTCGCTCCTGGTCGATGGCGCGCTGGGCGCGGACTCGCTGCGCGAACTCCTCGACGGCAAGGCCCTGCCCGACGGCGACGACCGCGACTACAACACCGCCGCCGGCATGACCATCGCCCACTTCGGCCGCATCCCGAGCGTCGGCGAGCACTTCGAATGGGCCGGCTGGCGCATCGAGGTCGTCGACCTCGACGGTCCCCGCATCGACAAGCTGCTGCTGCAGCGGATCGATGCCGCGTCCGTCGGCGATGGCTGA
- a CDS encoding DUF47 family protein, with protein MFSLQTMFGQGKQFYTLLEEAAQAALDAATALHVMLREADRQPALDAFKLARLREREASNKISQALVDSFITPIEREDIEALGSALYKIPKQIEKFADRYALATAHLEHIDFAPRAAMLEQAAGVVVKMVRQLRHLKLEPMKALNDELRALENEADRLMLELYRDIYSGKLDAREMFLLKEFFEILEKAIDRCREAGVVAYEIVLKNS; from the coding sequence ATGTTTTCCCTGCAGACCATGTTCGGCCAAGGCAAGCAGTTCTACACGCTGCTCGAGGAGGCCGCCCAGGCCGCGCTGGACGCCGCCACCGCGCTCCACGTGATGCTGCGCGAGGCCGACCGCCAGCCGGCGCTGGATGCCTTCAAGCTCGCGCGCCTGCGCGAACGCGAGGCCTCGAACAAGATCAGCCAGGCCCTGGTCGACAGCTTCATCACGCCGATCGAGCGCGAGGACATCGAGGCGCTGGGCTCGGCGCTGTACAAGATCCCCAAGCAGATCGAGAAGTTCGCCGACCGCTACGCGCTGGCGACCGCGCACCTCGAGCACATCGACTTCGCGCCGCGCGCGGCGATGCTGGAACAGGCCGCCGGCGTCGTGGTGAAGATGGTCCGGCAGCTGCGCCACCTGAAGCTGGAGCCGATGAAGGCGCTCAACGACGAGCTGCGCGCGCTGGAGAACGAGGCCGACCGGCTGATGCTCGAGCTGTATCGCGACATCTACTCCGGCAAGCTCGACGCGCGCGAGATGTTCCTGCTCAAGGAGTTCTTCGAGATCCTCGAGAAGGCCATCGACCGCTGCCGCGAGGCGGGCGTCGTGGCCTACGAAATCGTGCTCAAGAACAGCTGA